A window of Mytilus edulis chromosome 10, xbMytEdul2.2, whole genome shotgun sequence contains these coding sequences:
- the LOC139492396 gene encoding uncharacterized protein codes for MKTIVLAFFLVTCFLGKHEVRVDAAMVNMTPNQCAINTAAIRCKPRRHLSFENSDNSDDSHDSHDFHDSDISDRYRKVMKKGDRNCKDCCRRSGCRGGDCVGRTCRCRQC; via the exons ATGAAGACCATAGTGCTTGCATTTTTTTTGGTAACATGTTTTTTAG GTAAACATGAAGTGCGTGTTGACGCAGCAATGGTAAACATGACCCCAAATCAATGTGCAATAAACACTGCCGCAATTAGATGCAAACCAAGGAGACATTTAAGTTTTGAAAACTCTGATAACTCTGATGATTCTCACGATTCTCATGATTTTCATGATTCTGACATATCAGATAGATATAGAAAAGTTATGAAAAAGGGAGACCGGAATTGTAAGGATTGTTGTAGAAGGTCTGGTTGTCGGGGTGGCGACTGTGTTGGTAGAACCTGTCGGTGTAGACAAT gcTAG